The Afifella aestuarii genomic interval GAGGCTGAACAAGGGGGACGGCTGCAGGTCGATCGGCCGGGTCGGCAAGGTTCCGGCAAGGCGGTGCGTCTTTCTTTGCCTCTTCAGCACAAGAGCCCGACAGCGCCTGCGCAATCATCTCTCATGAACGCTAATCTCCACGGCATATCCGGTTTCCTGGAACGGGCGATCGCGGCCTCCGGCGAGACGTTGGCGACGCTTGCGCCGGGCGAACTCGTCAGTCTTGCGATCGCCTTGCCGGAAAGCGCCGAGGCACGCTGTCAGGGGCTTTCGGGTGATTGTCGCTGGGTGTCTCCGCCGACGGGCCGGGCCTTCTATGCCGCCGGAAAAGCGGTCGAGGGTTCGCGTGACGAACTCGACCGCCTGTTGTCGGAAGAAGGTGTCTGGCGCCGCATCGGCGATGGCTCCGCATCGCCACTCGCTTTCTTCACGCTGCCGCCAGCGACGGCCACGCAGGATCTGTCCTTCTTCGTGCCGCGGGTTTTGTTTCGTCGTGAGGGAACGGCCTGGAACGTGGTCTTGTCCGCTGCCCATGACGGACGCGCGTTGCAGGAGATCGCCAGCGACTGGCTCGGGCTCGCGGCCGCCATCCTTTCTCAGGCCGAGCCGGTCGGCGAGGCCCGCATCGAACGCTCACAGGCCTCGCCGGACGAGGCGACCTGGAAGACACGTGTCGCCGAAACGAGTGCTGCGATCCGCGACGGCCGCTTCGACAAGGCGGTTCTTGCCCGCCGTCTGGCGCTGAGGCTTGCCGAACCGGTCGATCCCAATCGGCTGGTCGACCGCCTCGCGGCCGCGAATGCGGGATCGAACGTCTTCTCGCTGCCGCATGGCGGCGGCCATGTCGTTGCCGCAAGCCCGGAACGCCTGGCTGTGAAGAAGGGCCGGGACATCTTGAGCGACGGGCTCGCCGGCACGGCCCGCCATGCCGGAGAGGCACCGGCCGATGATGCCGCCGAGGCGGCGCTTTTTGCTTCCGCCAAGGAGCGCAGGGAGCACGCCATCGTCGTCGATGCGATTGCAGCCGACCTTGAGGATTTCTGCGAGACGCTTGAGCGACCGTCGGCTCCGGGCTTTATGCATCTGTCGCGCGTCACGCATCTGTGGACGCCCTTGTCCGGGCGGCTGAAGCCGGGTGTCGGACTTCTCGACGTGGCGGAACGGCTTCACCCGACCCCGGCCGTTTCGGGATTTCCTCGCGAAACGGCCATTGCTTGGCTGAAGGAGCTGGGCGAGGAGCGCGACGGGCTTTATTCAGGCGTTGCCGGCTGGGTCGACGCGGACGGAGACGGGGAGGCGGCCGTCGTTTTGCGCACGGCTTTCTTTGCCGGGCGCGAGGCGAGCCTGTGGGCCGGTGCCGGCATCATGGCGCAGTCGGACCCGGCGGCGGAATGGATGGAGACGGAAATGAAGCTTGCCACCATGTTGGACCTCTTCGCAGACAAATGAACGGACCCGCCGAACAGACATTTCACTGGGCTGCGGCCCTTGCATCCGGACTTGCAGCGGCCGGCGTGCGCCGGCTTGTCGCCTCTCCGGGCTCACGCTCCACGCCGCTGACGCTTGCCGCCCTGCGCCATCCCGAAATCGGCGTGCGCATGGTGGTCGACGAGCGCTCAGCTGCCTTTTTCGCGCTCGGTCTCGCCAAGGCCTCCGGAGAGCCGGTGGCGCTTGCGGCGACATCCGGCTCGGCGATCGCCAATTGGCTGCCGGCCGTCGTCGAGGCCGATATGGCCCGCGTGCCGCTCATCCTTCTGTCCTCCGATCGCCCGCCGGAACTGCAGGATTGCGGTGCCAATCAGACGATGGAGCAGGCTGGGCTCTTCAGCACGCATGTGCGCAAGTTTTTCCAGCTGCCGCCGGCCGAGGCCGAGACCGGCTGGCTCGCCAATTTCGTTGCGCGGATGGTGGCGGCGAGCCGTGGCCCGCTCCCAGGGCCGGTCCACATCAATGTGCCGTTGCGCGAACCGCTGGTCCCGTCAGCCTCCATCGGCTTGGAGGAAACGGTCGGAGCACCGATCCCGCTGACGCTCCCAGCGCATTTGCAGCCGACGGGCGAAACCCTCAAGCGCATCTCCGGCATCATCGGCAAGGGGCGCGGGGCCATCGTCTGCGGCAGCGAAGCTCTGAGCGATGCCGCGCGCCGCGCGATCCTCGACCTGGCGCGGCGGCTCGACGCGCCGGTTTTCGCCGACGTTCTTTCCGGTCTGCGCTTCGGTACGCAGGAACCGGAAATCCTCGCCCATCCCGATCAGGTGGCGCGCTCTGCGCCGATGCCTGATTGGATCCTGCGTTTCGGCGGCACG includes:
- a CDS encoding isochorismate synthase, with product MNANLHGISGFLERAIAASGETLATLAPGELVSLAIALPESAEARCQGLSGDCRWVSPPTGRAFYAAGKAVEGSRDELDRLLSEEGVWRRIGDGSASPLAFFTLPPATATQDLSFFVPRVLFRREGTAWNVVLSAAHDGRALQEIASDWLGLAAAILSQAEPVGEARIERSQASPDEATWKTRVAETSAAIRDGRFDKAVLARRLALRLAEPVDPNRLVDRLAAANAGSNVFSLPHGGGHVVAASPERLAVKKGRDILSDGLAGTARHAGEAPADDAAEAALFASAKERREHAIVVDAIAADLEDFCETLERPSAPGFMHLSRVTHLWTPLSGRLKPGVGLLDVAERLHPTPAVSGFPRETAIAWLKELGEERDGLYSGVAGWVDADGDGEAAVVLRTAFFAGREASLWAGAGIMAQSDPAAEWMETEMKLATMLDLFADK
- the menD gene encoding 2-succinyl-5-enolpyruvyl-6-hydroxy-3-cyclohexene-1-carboxylic-acid synthase, translated to MNGPAEQTFHWAAALASGLAAAGVRRLVASPGSRSTPLTLAALRHPEIGVRMVVDERSAAFFALGLAKASGEPVALAATSGSAIANWLPAVVEADMARVPLILLSSDRPPELQDCGANQTMEQAGLFSTHVRKFFQLPPAEAETGWLANFVARMVAASRGPLPGPVHINVPLREPLVPSASIGLEETVGAPIPLTLPAHLQPTGETLKRISGIIGKGRGAIVCGSEALSDAARRAILDLARRLDAPVFADVLSGLRFGTQEPEILAHPDQVARSAPMPDWILRFGGTPVSKAVSTWMEKAHTKPQIVISETPRFADPAGTASHVVTADVALICAGLDAPAGPPEWRAEIVALDGEAVRAADAVCDGDRVFEGALMRRLVRAVPPSTAIFLGNSLAVRAADWLAGRSSSKLRVYGNRGVSGIDGNLSTAFGISAISENCVAVVGDLAFLHDLGALALGRDLPLAILLLDNGGGGIFDHLAQADLPEFETGWLTPQSLDHVAAARAFGLAAQDVDGLDEAMAAVNAALDRPGTTVIRATIVREKSLARFKTFFAAAAAPVT